A window of the Tenebrio molitor chromosome 1, icTenMoli1.1, whole genome shotgun sequence genome harbors these coding sequences:
- the mRpL38 gene encoding large ribosomal subunit protein mL38 — translation MMACSFWKFSTHLNSKCSSTVVNFVRHGHHLRGKPPAVARSLKQRLEEINYKDPSLHFRVDIGLPPPVFSRSKRLQERLKTIKAQRKNPELEKLARNQQLLIDLEATNKEWVNTSAFYHIKQIADHYGVYEHLFGDAYFLPVIHLALQFNKDEIKHPVYFGNVIKPLDAMGKPEVLYSSDEKSFWTLIMTNPDGHFTQQDKEYVHWFVGNIPGNKVEEGETVVDYLQPFPPRGTGYHRHIFILYKQEKKLDFSKLKKSGPCLNLEERTFSTLDFYRERQDELTPGGLVFFQSDWDSSLTDFYHNTLNMKEPVFEYDFPPPYIRPQEWFAKRKPFNLYMDKYRDPKQINKEFLMRKLKNVHPFKAPPPPLPFPNAVRFEGYVPSWLILEKRKSRLRWGRINDIE, via the exons ATGATGGCATgttcattttggaaattttcaacacatttgaattcaaaatgtaGTTCCACTGTAGTTAATTTTGTTCGACATGGACACCATCTTCGGGGGAAACCTCCTGCTGTAGCTCGTTCGCTAAAACAAAGATTAGAAG aaataaattacaaagaTCCTAGCTTACACTTCCGTGTAGATATAGGTTTACCACCTCCGGTTTTCTCACGTTCTAAACGATTACAAGAACGACTAAAGACAATAAAAGCGCAACGAAAAAATCCGGAATTGGAGAAACTTGCAAGAAATCAACAAT taCTGATTGATTTAGAAGCAACAAATAAAGAGTGGGTGAATACTTCTGCATTTTACCACATAAAACAAATAGCTGATCATTACGGAGTTTACGAGCATTTATTTGGTGATGCATACTTTTTGCCAGTTATACATCTAGCATTACAGTTCAATAAAGATGAAATTAAACATCCTGTTTATTTTGGAAATGTGATTAAACCATTAGATGCTATGGGTAAACCTGAAGTATTGTACAGCAGTgatgaaaaatctttttggACTTTAATCATGACTAACCCAGATGGGCATTTTACACAACAAGACAAGGAATATGTGCACTGGTTTGT TGGCAACATACCTGGAAATAAAGTAGAAGAAGGAGAAACAGTAGTTGACTACTTACAACCATTTCCACCAAGAGGGACAGGTTATCATCgtcatattttcattttgtacAAACAAGAAAAGAAACTAGATTTTTCCAAACTGAAAAAATCTGGTCCTTGTTTAAACTTGGAGGAAAGAACATTTTCTACTCTAGATTTTTATAGAGAAAGGCAAGATGAGTTAACACCCGGAGGACTAGTTTTTTTCCAGTCAGATTGGGACTCATCTCTCACTGATTTTTATCACAATACATTAa atATGAAGGAACCTGTTTTTGAATATGATTTTCCTCCCCCATATATAAGACCTCAAGAGTGGTTTGCAAAGAGGAAACCTTTTAACTTATACATGGACAAATATCGAGATCCTAAACAgattaataaagaatttttgatgaGAAAACTAAAGAATGTTCATCCATTCAAGGCACCTCCACCTCCACTGCCATTTCCAAATGCAGTACGTTTTGAGGGGTATGTGCCTTCTTGGCTAATATTAGAAAAACGTAAGAGCAGATTGAGATGGGGAAGAATCAATGATATcgaataa
- the Pu gene encoding GTP cyclohydrolase 1 isoform X1: MTTNGECRTNGIRKSKPRPLLSRSCSENYEINEVEVPGTPKTPRTSTTPGHEKCTFHHDLELDHRPPTREAMLPEMSRSYRLLLESLGENPDRPGLLKTPERAAKAMLFFTKGYDQNLEEVLNDAIFDEDHDEMVVVKDIEMFSMCEHHLVPFYGKVSIGYLPCGKILGLSKLARIVEIYSRRLQVQERLTKQIAVAVTKAVQPAGVAVVVEGVHMCMVMRGVQKINSKTVTSTMLGVFRDDPKTREEFLNLVHSK; the protein is encoded by the exons ATGACGACCAACGGAGAATGTCGCACCAACGGCATTAGAAAATCGAAACCTAGACCCTTGCTGTCGCGGAGTTGCTCGGAAAATTACGAAATCAACGAAGTTGAGGTGCCTGGCACCCCGAAAACGCCCCGAACGTCCACCACTccag gcCATGAGAAGTGTACTTTTCATCACGATTTAGAATTGGACCACAGGCCCCCGACCAGGGAGGCAATGCTGCCGGAAATGTCCAGGTCTTACAGACTGCTTTTGGAATCTCTGGGAGAGAATCCCGACAGGCCTGGATTGTTGAAAACACCCGAAAGAGCAGCTAAGGCTATGTTGTTCTTCACCAAAGGCTACGACCAAAACCTTGAAG AGGTGTTGAACGATGCAATTTTTGACGAGGATCATGACGAGATGGTAGTAGTTAAAGACATCGAAATGTTTTCAATGTGTGAACACCACTTGGTACCTTTTTACGGAAAAGTCTCGATCGGATATCTTCCGTGTGGCAAGATTCTCGGTCTCAGTAAACTGGCAAGGATTGTCGAAATCTACTCCAGAAGACTGCAAGTGCAGGAACGGCTGACGAAACAAATTGCGGTTGCTGTCACCAAAGCTGTCCAACCGGCTGGAGTTGCCGTCGTCGTCGAGGGAGT aCATATGTGTATGGTGATGCGAGGTGTCCAAAAAATCAACAGCAAAACTGTCACTTCCACTATGTTGGGAGTTTTTAGAGACGATCCTAAGACCAGAGAAGAATTTCTTAATTTGGTGCATTCCAAGTAG
- the RecQ4 gene encoding uncharacterized protein RecQ4 isoform X2, giving the protein MDFLEQPEVKSAYNKCKYIVKVWEHNFQKTHRRLPSKLDIREADRKVREAYKKYYQLKTAAVEQTFKDVDGFYSDEESAETDVPVNTAATEAEVSVEANNTKESSDDTWGLHLNKQIENPTDKEKPGSSCLPVTKKLFCGSKLSKRYSRKSLSFSQKKNESSFDNSVLSQSSKSFLDNTLCDDSQSSFHEMFSKSNVKVTTVSEKISIQPTNIIQSVLENSYKSLKSVDAGWLERVGKSSGVNIESPNDSSINDVDESTMCLDYDSDDIIDNSDEESSTNLGHPSKKLKTDIVQNDTPQETINENGASQNVHHNKRQHINSDKICDLEKVDCVVDQHTKFNLVKNVIYKPQCDKKDEKLNLTIEDPFEFVDDKNENSNDAVIKSRRKSEKIGGQGSGKSKNANSKKTIKATDSRNIRKSSRSTKTNAVMIESHSEDEDPFHSDNDSNDPEFTLTESENKLKQILIENDKNVGEGHNSVNKRKPKSKKVMQTQEIKNNEEENNSTYELEYSIKPRTSAPRFKNLKKLIKIEVSNNSNTAENILEDKGPQIKNKREQQREKLEKKIQSGSLNENFITINLKKKIYSRGKKNTNFSRYKKQQWKNKKKALAGPDMDMGGCDGGMLTCFNCGQIGHFAQNCKKTKGDALLPLAADEEACPFPTLEEASQMAKESVLAIRKPNLGTSEAQTVEESEQENKSDNSDDDLFDDLDTEKLLAETLRLEEHAAKLDLQFYLDYVKVVEPYYKADDDGSILDTPKEVFSALQKFGHSSFRSGQEEAVMRILSGKSTLVTLSTGSGKSLCYQLPAYLYSRREPCISLVVSPLVSLMEDQVTGIPSFLKAACLHTNQTKVQREKIMEAISSGLLNVLLVSPEAVVAGERSTGFGSLLRKLPPIAFACIDEAHCVSQWSHNFRPSYLMICRVLREKMGIKTVLGLTATATRATSDSIIAHLQIPDGRNGIISDIPLPDNLVLTVSKDYQRDHALLGLLASERFQNCKSIIVYCTRREECNRITKFLRTSLQYQEVASTNKKRKRVSVQAEPYHAGLAASRRRTIQKAFMSGELRIVVATVAFGMGINKSDIRAVIHYNMPKNFESYVQEIGRAGRDGLPAHCHLFLDAKGNDENELRRHIYANSTDRHVIRKLLQKIFLPCSCKETCPKHEVAFSIEETSCTLRSTSSC; this is encoded by the exons atggattttttggaGCAACCTGAAGTAAAAAGTGCAtacaataaatgtaaatacatTGTGAAAGTGTGGGaacataattttcaaaaaacacatCGACGGCTGCCTTCCAAG TTAGATATACGTGAAGCTGACAGAAAAGTTCGTGAAgcatataaaaaatattatcaacTTAAAACTGCAGCAGTGGAACAAACTTTTAAAGATGTTGATGGTTTTTATTCCGATGAAGAAAGTGCTGAAACTGACGTGCCTGTAAACACTGCTGCAACTGAAGCAGAAGTTTCTGTTGAAGCAAATAATACAAAAGAATCTTCTGATGATACTTGGGGCCTTCACTTAAATAAGCAAATTGAGAATCCAACTGATAAGGAAAAGCCAGGCTCAAGTTGTTTAcctgttactaaaaaattattttgtggcTCAAAGTTGTCAAAGAGATATTCACGAAAATCTTTATCTTTTtcacaaaagaaaaatgaatcAAGCTTTGATAATTCAGTTTTATCACAATCATCAAAATCATTTCTGGACAATACATTATGTGATGATAGTCAGTCCTCATTTCATGAAATGTTCAGTAAAAGTAATGTTAAAGTTACGACTGTCtcagaaaaaatttctattcaACCAACAAATATTATACAAAGTGTTTTAGAAAATAGTTATAAATCCTTAAAATCAGTTGATGCAGGTTGGCTAGAAAGAGTAGGAAAGAGTTCAGGGGTAAATATTGAATCACCTAATGATTCTTCCATAAATGATGTAGATGAATCAACTATGTGCCTTGATTATGATAGTGATGATATTATTGATAATTCAGATGAGGAATCTTCAACAAATTTAGGACATCCTTCGAAGAAACTTAAAACAGATATTGTGCAAAATGATACTCCACAAGAAACCATTAATGAAAATGGTGCTTCACAAAATGTCCATCATAATAAACGTCAGCACATAAATTCTGATAAAATCTGTGATCTTGAAAAagttgattgtgttgtagaccAGCACACAaagtttaatttagttaaaaaCGTAATATACAAACCACAATGTGATAAGaaagatgaaaaattaaatcttacAATTGAAGACCCATTTGAATTTGTAGatgataaaaatgaaaattcaaatgaTGCAGTAATTAAAAGTAGAAGGAAGAGTGAGAAAATAGGTGGTCAAGGAAGtggtaaaagtaaaaatgctaattcaaagaaaacaattaaagcAACAGATTCGCGAAATATTAGAAAATCTAGTAGAAGTACAAAGACTAATGCTGTCATGATAGAATCACACAGTGAAGATGAAGATCCATTCCACTCTGACAATGATTCAAATGACCCTGAATTTACTCTGACAGAATCTGAAAATAAGCtaaagcaaattttaattgaaaatgacaaaaatgttGGTGAAGGACACAATTCTGTAAATAAGAGAAAACCCAAGTCCAAAAAGGTCATGCAGAcacaagaaattaaaaataatgaggAAGAAAATAATTCCACATATGAACTAGAGTATTCAATTAAACCAAGAACTTCAGCGCCAAGatttaagaatttaaaaaagctCATAAAAATCGAAGTGTCAAACAATTCAAACACTGCAGAAAATATCTTAGAAGACAAGGGCcctcaaattaaaaacaaacgcGAGCAGCAAAgagaaaaattagaaaaaaagatTCAATCAGGCAGCTTGAATGAAAATTTCATCACAATCAATCTTAAAAAGAAGATTTATAGCAGGGgcaaaaaaaatacgaatTTCAGTAGATACAAAAAGCAGCAGTGGAAAAATAAGAAGAAAGCTCTTGCAGGCCCTGACATGGATATGGGAGGTTGTGATGGAGGAATGCTAACTTGTTTCAACTGTGGACAAATTGGACATTTTGCTCAGAACTGTAAGAAAACAAAAGGAGATGCGTTACTTCCATTGGCAGCAGATGAAGAAGCTTGTCCATTTCCTACTCTTGAAGAGGCTTCTCAAATGGCCAAGGAAAGTGTTTTGGCCATAAGAAAACCAAATTTAGGAACTAGTGAAGCACAGACAGTTGAAGAATCAGAACAGgagaacaaatctgacaactCTGATGATGACTTGTTTGATGATTTAGACACAGAGAAATTATTAGCAGAAACATTGAGACTGGAGGAACATGCGGCAAAATTAGACCTTCAGTTTTATTTAGATTATGTGAAAGTTGTCGAGCCTTATTATAAAGCTGATGATGATGGTAGTATCTTAG ATACTCCAAAGGAAGTGTTTtctgcactacaaaaatttggGCACTCCTCGTTCAGATCTGGACAAGAAGAAGCCGTCATGAGAATATTATCTGGAAAATCAACTTTGGTCACTTTAAGCACTGGCTCTGGCAAAAGCTTGTGTTACCAGTTACCTGCATATTTATATTCTAGAAGAGAGCCATGTATATCACTTGTTGTTTCACCACTTGTGTCTTTGATGGAAGATCAAGTTACTGGAATTCCATCATTTTTGAAAGCTGCCTGTCTGCATACGAATCAAACAAAAGTGcaaagagaaaaaataatgGAAGCCATATCTTCTGGGCTTCTCAACGTTCTTCTTGTTTCACCAGAAGCTGTTGTAGCTGGAGAAAGGTCAACAG GATTTGGATCACTTCTTCGCAAACTTCCGCCAATTGCATTCGCTTGCATCGACGAAGCCCACTGCGTCTCCCAGTGGTCTCACAATTTTCGACCTAGCTACCTCATGATTTGTAGAGttttaagagaaaaaatgGGCATTAAGACCGTGTTGGGTTTAACAGCCACAGCTACGCGAGCCACTAGCGACAGCATCATTGCCCACTTGCAAATCCCGGATGGTAGAAACGGTATCATCAGCGACATACCCTTACCCGACAACCTCGTGCTGACCGTATCCAAAGACTACCAAAGAGACCACGCCCTACTCGGCCTCCTCGCCTCCGAAAGATTTCAAAACTGCAAAAGTATAATCGTTTATTGCACGAGACGCGAAGAATGCAATCGGATTACGAAATTTTTGAGGACGAGCTTGCAGTATCAAGAAGTGGCCAGTACAAATAAGAAGAGGAAAAGAGTGTCTGTACAAGCTGAACCGTACCACGCCGGGTTGGCGGCCAGCAGGCGAAGGACCATTCAGAAGGCGTTTATGTCTGGAGAGCTCCGGATTGTGGTAGCGACTGTGGCATTCGGGATGGGAATaaacaaatctgacattcgAGCTGTGATTCACTATAATATGCCaaagaattttgaaagttaTGTCCAGGAGATCGGACGCGCTGGTCGAGATGGTCTACCGGCACATTGCCACCTTTTCTTGGATGCGAAG GGTAACGACGAAAACGAATTGAGACGGCACATCTACGCAAATTCAACTGACCGTCACGTAATCAGAAAACTTCTGCAAAAAATCTTCTTGCCTTGTTCTTGCAAAGAAACGTGCCCAAAACATGAAGTGGCCTTTTCTATAGAAGAAACC AGCTGCACGCTAAGAAGTACATCGAGCTGTTGA
- the Pu gene encoding GTP cyclohydrolase 1 isoform X2, with the protein MKELAIATNGINQETQIACPCKSKNGHEKCTFHHDLELDHRPPTREAMLPEMSRSYRLLLESLGENPDRPGLLKTPERAAKAMLFFTKGYDQNLEEVLNDAIFDEDHDEMVVVKDIEMFSMCEHHLVPFYGKVSIGYLPCGKILGLSKLARIVEIYSRRLQVQERLTKQIAVAVTKAVQPAGVAVVVEGVHMCMVMRGVQKINSKTVTSTMLGVFRDDPKTREEFLNLVHSK; encoded by the exons atgaaGGAGCTGGCCATCGCGACCAATGGAATAAACCAGGAAACCCAAATTGCCTGCCCTTGCAAGAGCAAAAATG gcCATGAGAAGTGTACTTTTCATCACGATTTAGAATTGGACCACAGGCCCCCGACCAGGGAGGCAATGCTGCCGGAAATGTCCAGGTCTTACAGACTGCTTTTGGAATCTCTGGGAGAGAATCCCGACAGGCCTGGATTGTTGAAAACACCCGAAAGAGCAGCTAAGGCTATGTTGTTCTTCACCAAAGGCTACGACCAAAACCTTGAAG AGGTGTTGAACGATGCAATTTTTGACGAGGATCATGACGAGATGGTAGTAGTTAAAGACATCGAAATGTTTTCAATGTGTGAACACCACTTGGTACCTTTTTACGGAAAAGTCTCGATCGGATATCTTCCGTGTGGCAAGATTCTCGGTCTCAGTAAACTGGCAAGGATTGTCGAAATCTACTCCAGAAGACTGCAAGTGCAGGAACGGCTGACGAAACAAATTGCGGTTGCTGTCACCAAAGCTGTCCAACCGGCTGGAGTTGCCGTCGTCGTCGAGGGAGT aCATATGTGTATGGTGATGCGAGGTGTCCAAAAAATCAACAGCAAAACTGTCACTTCCACTATGTTGGGAGTTTTTAGAGACGATCCTAAGACCAGAGAAGAATTTCTTAATTTGGTGCATTCCAAGTAG
- the RecQ4 gene encoding ATP-dependent DNA helicase Q4 isoform X1 yields MDFLEQPEVKSAYNKCKYIVKVWEHNFQKTHRRLPSKLDIREADRKVREAYKKYYQLKTAAVEQTFKDVDGFYSDEESAETDVPVNTAATEAEVSVEANNTKESSDDTWGLHLNKQIENPTDKEKPGSSCLPVTKKLFCGSKLSKRYSRKSLSFSQKKNESSFDNSVLSQSSKSFLDNTLCDDSQSSFHEMFSKSNVKVTTVSEKISIQPTNIIQSVLENSYKSLKSVDAGWLERVGKSSGVNIESPNDSSINDVDESTMCLDYDSDDIIDNSDEESSTNLGHPSKKLKTDIVQNDTPQETINENGASQNVHHNKRQHINSDKICDLEKVDCVVDQHTKFNLVKNVIYKPQCDKKDEKLNLTIEDPFEFVDDKNENSNDAVIKSRRKSEKIGGQGSGKSKNANSKKTIKATDSRNIRKSSRSTKTNAVMIESHSEDEDPFHSDNDSNDPEFTLTESENKLKQILIENDKNVGEGHNSVNKRKPKSKKVMQTQEIKNNEEENNSTYELEYSIKPRTSAPRFKNLKKLIKIEVSNNSNTAENILEDKGPQIKNKREQQREKLEKKIQSGSLNENFITINLKKKIYSRGKKNTNFSRYKKQQWKNKKKALAGPDMDMGGCDGGMLTCFNCGQIGHFAQNCKKTKGDALLPLAADEEACPFPTLEEASQMAKESVLAIRKPNLGTSEAQTVEESEQENKSDNSDDDLFDDLDTEKLLAETLRLEEHAAKLDLQFYLDYVKVVEPYYKADDDGSILDTPKEVFSALQKFGHSSFRSGQEEAVMRILSGKSTLVTLSTGSGKSLCYQLPAYLYSRREPCISLVVSPLVSLMEDQVTGIPSFLKAACLHTNQTKVQREKIMEAISSGLLNVLLVSPEAVVAGERSTGFGSLLRKLPPIAFACIDEAHCVSQWSHNFRPSYLMICRVLREKMGIKTVLGLTATATRATSDSIIAHLQIPDGRNGIISDIPLPDNLVLTVSKDYQRDHALLGLLASERFQNCKSIIVYCTRREECNRITKFLRTSLQYQEVASTNKKRKRVSVQAEPYHAGLAASRRRTIQKAFMSGELRIVVATVAFGMGINKSDIRAVIHYNMPKNFESYVQEIGRAGRDGLPAHCHLFLDAKGNDENELRRHIYANSTDRHVIRKLLQKIFLPCSCKETCPKHEVAFSIEETVRALDIPEENISTLLCYLELHAKKYIELLSPAYTVCKVISYGGPMQIRKAAKECPPLAMALALQKNQNENDQNVLEFAIVDIAAAIGWDSGICKHKLKNLEWTTVSGQPKRSTLNVSFSNLGFRLLAPGNLSDDQLDEALDSLYEHVVNQEKMALLQLRAVHQTLVDVAAPSYKSCLQQESTESGVKLKVKIREYFESPNPLDSITLTENKIVDEDQLVNDIRGLISTYRDNNFTGKAVARIFHGIMSPNYPAVIWGRCKYWRSHINVDFHTICKIATREILNFR; encoded by the exons atggattttttggaGCAACCTGAAGTAAAAAGTGCAtacaataaatgtaaatacatTGTGAAAGTGTGGGaacataattttcaaaaaacacatCGACGGCTGCCTTCCAAG TTAGATATACGTGAAGCTGACAGAAAAGTTCGTGAAgcatataaaaaatattatcaacTTAAAACTGCAGCAGTGGAACAAACTTTTAAAGATGTTGATGGTTTTTATTCCGATGAAGAAAGTGCTGAAACTGACGTGCCTGTAAACACTGCTGCAACTGAAGCAGAAGTTTCTGTTGAAGCAAATAATACAAAAGAATCTTCTGATGATACTTGGGGCCTTCACTTAAATAAGCAAATTGAGAATCCAACTGATAAGGAAAAGCCAGGCTCAAGTTGTTTAcctgttactaaaaaattattttgtggcTCAAAGTTGTCAAAGAGATATTCACGAAAATCTTTATCTTTTtcacaaaagaaaaatgaatcAAGCTTTGATAATTCAGTTTTATCACAATCATCAAAATCATTTCTGGACAATACATTATGTGATGATAGTCAGTCCTCATTTCATGAAATGTTCAGTAAAAGTAATGTTAAAGTTACGACTGTCtcagaaaaaatttctattcaACCAACAAATATTATACAAAGTGTTTTAGAAAATAGTTATAAATCCTTAAAATCAGTTGATGCAGGTTGGCTAGAAAGAGTAGGAAAGAGTTCAGGGGTAAATATTGAATCACCTAATGATTCTTCCATAAATGATGTAGATGAATCAACTATGTGCCTTGATTATGATAGTGATGATATTATTGATAATTCAGATGAGGAATCTTCAACAAATTTAGGACATCCTTCGAAGAAACTTAAAACAGATATTGTGCAAAATGATACTCCACAAGAAACCATTAATGAAAATGGTGCTTCACAAAATGTCCATCATAATAAACGTCAGCACATAAATTCTGATAAAATCTGTGATCTTGAAAAagttgattgtgttgtagaccAGCACACAaagtttaatttagttaaaaaCGTAATATACAAACCACAATGTGATAAGaaagatgaaaaattaaatcttacAATTGAAGACCCATTTGAATTTGTAGatgataaaaatgaaaattcaaatgaTGCAGTAATTAAAAGTAGAAGGAAGAGTGAGAAAATAGGTGGTCAAGGAAGtggtaaaagtaaaaatgctaattcaaagaaaacaattaaagcAACAGATTCGCGAAATATTAGAAAATCTAGTAGAAGTACAAAGACTAATGCTGTCATGATAGAATCACACAGTGAAGATGAAGATCCATTCCACTCTGACAATGATTCAAATGACCCTGAATTTACTCTGACAGAATCTGAAAATAAGCtaaagcaaattttaattgaaaatgacaaaaatgttGGTGAAGGACACAATTCTGTAAATAAGAGAAAACCCAAGTCCAAAAAGGTCATGCAGAcacaagaaattaaaaataatgaggAAGAAAATAATTCCACATATGAACTAGAGTATTCAATTAAACCAAGAACTTCAGCGCCAAGatttaagaatttaaaaaagctCATAAAAATCGAAGTGTCAAACAATTCAAACACTGCAGAAAATATCTTAGAAGACAAGGGCcctcaaattaaaaacaaacgcGAGCAGCAAAgagaaaaattagaaaaaaagatTCAATCAGGCAGCTTGAATGAAAATTTCATCACAATCAATCTTAAAAAGAAGATTTATAGCAGGGgcaaaaaaaatacgaatTTCAGTAGATACAAAAAGCAGCAGTGGAAAAATAAGAAGAAAGCTCTTGCAGGCCCTGACATGGATATGGGAGGTTGTGATGGAGGAATGCTAACTTGTTTCAACTGTGGACAAATTGGACATTTTGCTCAGAACTGTAAGAAAACAAAAGGAGATGCGTTACTTCCATTGGCAGCAGATGAAGAAGCTTGTCCATTTCCTACTCTTGAAGAGGCTTCTCAAATGGCCAAGGAAAGTGTTTTGGCCATAAGAAAACCAAATTTAGGAACTAGTGAAGCACAGACAGTTGAAGAATCAGAACAGgagaacaaatctgacaactCTGATGATGACTTGTTTGATGATTTAGACACAGAGAAATTATTAGCAGAAACATTGAGACTGGAGGAACATGCGGCAAAATTAGACCTTCAGTTTTATTTAGATTATGTGAAAGTTGTCGAGCCTTATTATAAAGCTGATGATGATGGTAGTATCTTAG ATACTCCAAAGGAAGTGTTTtctgcactacaaaaatttggGCACTCCTCGTTCAGATCTGGACAAGAAGAAGCCGTCATGAGAATATTATCTGGAAAATCAACTTTGGTCACTTTAAGCACTGGCTCTGGCAAAAGCTTGTGTTACCAGTTACCTGCATATTTATATTCTAGAAGAGAGCCATGTATATCACTTGTTGTTTCACCACTTGTGTCTTTGATGGAAGATCAAGTTACTGGAATTCCATCATTTTTGAAAGCTGCCTGTCTGCATACGAATCAAACAAAAGTGcaaagagaaaaaataatgGAAGCCATATCTTCTGGGCTTCTCAACGTTCTTCTTGTTTCACCAGAAGCTGTTGTAGCTGGAGAAAGGTCAACAG GATTTGGATCACTTCTTCGCAAACTTCCGCCAATTGCATTCGCTTGCATCGACGAAGCCCACTGCGTCTCCCAGTGGTCTCACAATTTTCGACCTAGCTACCTCATGATTTGTAGAGttttaagagaaaaaatgGGCATTAAGACCGTGTTGGGTTTAACAGCCACAGCTACGCGAGCCACTAGCGACAGCATCATTGCCCACTTGCAAATCCCGGATGGTAGAAACGGTATCATCAGCGACATACCCTTACCCGACAACCTCGTGCTGACCGTATCCAAAGACTACCAAAGAGACCACGCCCTACTCGGCCTCCTCGCCTCCGAAAGATTTCAAAACTGCAAAAGTATAATCGTTTATTGCACGAGACGCGAAGAATGCAATCGGATTACGAAATTTTTGAGGACGAGCTTGCAGTATCAAGAAGTGGCCAGTACAAATAAGAAGAGGAAAAGAGTGTCTGTACAAGCTGAACCGTACCACGCCGGGTTGGCGGCCAGCAGGCGAAGGACCATTCAGAAGGCGTTTATGTCTGGAGAGCTCCGGATTGTGGTAGCGACTGTGGCATTCGGGATGGGAATaaacaaatctgacattcgAGCTGTGATTCACTATAATATGCCaaagaattttgaaagttaTGTCCAGGAGATCGGACGCGCTGGTCGAGATGGTCTACCGGCACATTGCCACCTTTTCTTGGATGCGAAG GGTAACGACGAAAACGAATTGAGACGGCACATCTACGCAAATTCAACTGACCGTCACGTAATCAGAAAACTTCTGCAAAAAATCTTCTTGCCTTGTTCTTGCAAAGAAACGTGCCCAAAACATGAAGTGGCCTTTTCTATAGAAGAAACCGTAAGAGCGCTCGACATACCCGAAGAAAATATATCAACCCTCCTTTGCTATTTAGAGCTGCACGCTAAGAAGTACATCGAGCTGTTGAGTCCAGCTTACACCGTTTGTAAGGTCATATCGTATGGAGGACCTATGCAGATAAGAAAAGCGGCTAAAGAGTGTCCACCGCTGGCGATGGCTTTGGCCCTTCAGAAAAACCAAAACGAAAATGACCAAAACGTGTTGGAGTTTGCGATCGTCGACATTGCGGCCGCGATCGGCTGGGACAGCGGAATttgtaaacataaattaaaaaatttagagTGGACGACGG TGAGCGGTCAGCCAAAGAGGTCCACATTAAACGTCAGCTTCTCCAACCTCGGGTTTAGACTACTGGCTCCAGGCAATCTGAGTGACGACCAATTGGACGAAGCGCTGGACAGTTTGTACGAACACGTGGTTAATCAAGAAAAAATGGCTCTCTTACAGCTTCGTGCGGTTCATCAAACGCTGGTCGACGTAGCTGCTCCTTCGTACAAATCGTGTTTGCAACAAGAGTCCACTGAAAGTGGCGTCAAGTTGAAAGTCAAAATTAGAGAATACTTTGAATCTCCAAATCCCCTAGATTCTATCACattaacagaaaataaaatcgtcgacGAAGACCAACTTGTCAATGACATTCGTGGTCTGATCAGCACCTACAGGGACAACAATTTTACGGGAAAAGCGGTGGCTAGAATATTTCACGGTATTATGAGTCCAAACTATCCTGCCGTCATTTGGGGCAGATGCAAATACTGGAGAAGCCACATCAACGTTGATTTTCACACCATTTGTAAAATAGCCACaagagaaattttaaattttagataA